In Bradyrhizobium sp. 170, the DNA window GGCTGCTGCGCCTCCGGCACCGGCTGCTCGACGACACAGACAGCAGGCGCGCCGATCGCCTGGGATGGGTTGGGAGAACCACCGACGGCAAATGACGCGCCGGGCGAGGAAAAACAGCCGGCAAAGCGAAGAACAGCCCGCAATCGCGAGATCATCCTCGGCCCGCTCAACGACGCTCCGGCTCAATCGAACGCCAAAGCGCGGTATGACGAGTGGACGCGGCAACCCAACGAAGACGTGGAAGCCGACGCAAGGCTCGCGCGGCAAACCAAGATTTGCAGGGGTTGCTGAGCGGCGCGCCACCCGCACCGTTCGCCGCGCAGGTCCATGCCGACGCTAGAGCGCGATGACTGTTCTTCGAATCGTCATCTCGCTCTATCTCTTTGATTTGAGCATGATCTCCGCGCAAACGCGTTCCGCGTTTGTCGCGAGGGAAAACCGGTGCCCACTTTTCCGGATCATGCTCCAGCGAACTCGCCCCCAAACCGCTGTCCTATAGCGCCGGCGGCCGCGCGACGGTCGAGAGCAGCATCGCATGTAGCAGTTGGTCGACGCCGGTGCCTTCCGGCAGCCGGTGCAAAATATCCTTCAGCCGTCCATCGAGCAGCAGCGTGGTGAAGCCGTGCACCAGCGACCACGCCCGCGCGATCGCCGCGGCCTGGTCGAGCGACAGCGCTTCCAGAGCCGCGCCGGTGAGCTTCTCGTTACGGCCGAGGCCAACCGCGGTTGCCAGTCCTTCGAAGGAGGCAGTCGCCGCCTCGTGCAGCGATGGCCGCGTCATGTCGAGCCGCTCGGTTCGGAACATCAGCCCGTACATGCCGGGACGCGCCTGCGCATAGGCGACATAGGCCTTGGCGCGCGCCATCGCCTTCATCAGCGGGTGCGTTTCAGTCTCGCCCGCGGCCGTCATGGCCTCGTTGAAGCGGCGGAAGCCGATGGCGGCGAGTTCGCTCAGAAGCCCGGTGAGATCGCCGAAATGATGGGTCGGCGCGGCATGCGACACGCCGGCCTCGCGCGCCACTGCCCGCAGCGTCAGGCCCGCCAGCCCGTCGCGTTCCAGCACCCGCTCGGCGGCGGCGAGCAAGGCGTCGTGCAGGTCGCCATGATGGTAAGGGGTCTCACCGGCTGGACGGCGACGCCGGCTGACCGGCCTTTCCGCTACGGGTTTCGCCGGCTTGCGCCTTGCGGCGGGACGGCTGGTTCTGGCTTCTCTCGAGATTCTTGTCATACGAATCCTTATAGCTGCAATTTTTACACTGTAAAGATTTTGCTTGACGGCCGGTGGCAACACGCTTACTGACATCTTTACGATGTAAAGATATAACCGGAGGGAACGTAAGATGCTCGACCAAGTGGCGACGACCAATGCGGCGCGCGACAATCTGGCGCCGATCCCGATGGAATGCGACGCGCCGCATCTCAAGGTGACCGGCGAATTGCCGCGCGAGCTCAACGGCACGCTCTATCGCAACGGCCCCAACCCGCAATTCGAGGCGCCGGGCGCACACTGGTTTTTCGGCGACGGCATGCTGCACGCCTTCCAGCTGGAGAACGGCCGCGCCAGCTACCGCAACCGTTGGGTCCGCACCCCGAAATGGCTGGCCGAGCACGACGCCGGCCGCGCGCTGTTCGGCGGCTTCGGCCGCAAGCTGCCGGGTACGCCTGCCGGAATCACCGACGATGGCGGTGTCGCCAACACCAACATCATCTTCCATGGCGGAAAGCTGCTGGCGCTGGAGGAAGGCCATCTGCCGACCGAGATCGAACCCGGCACGCTCGAGCGTCTGGGCTATTGCGACTACAAGGGCGCCATCAAGGGACCCTTCACCGCGCATCCCAAGATCGATCCCGTGACCGGCGAGATGGTATTCTTCGGCTACAACGCCGCGGGCCTCCTTACCCCTGCCCTCTCCTTCGGATCGGTCAACGCCGCGGGCGTGGTGACGCGGTTCGATCGTTTCGATGCCCCCTATGCCAGCATGGTGCACGACTTCATCGTCACCGAAAACCACCTGCTGTTTCCGATCCTGCCCATTACCGGCAGCATGGAGCGGGCGATGCGCGGCAAGGCGCCCTACGCCTGGGAGCCCGAGAAAGGCGGCTATGTCGGCGTGATGAAGCGCAATGGTTCGCCCAAGCACATCGTCTGGTTCCGTGCTGAAAGCTGCTACGTCTTCCACGTCATGAACGCGTGGGAGGAAGGCAATCGCATCATTGCCGACGTGATGCAGTTCGAGGAAGCGCCGCTGTTCACCCATCCCGACGGCTCGAAGACCGACCCGCAGAAATCGCGCGCGCGATACTGCCGCTGGACCTTCGACCTCGCGGGCAATACCGACCGCTTCACGCAAACCTATCTCGACGATCTGACCGGCGAATTCCCGCGCATCGACGACCGCCGTGCGGGACGCGCGAACAGCCATGGCTGGTACGCCTGCGCCAACCCCGATCTGCCGATGTTCGGCGCGCTGTCCGGCATCGTGCATGTCGACGGCAAGGGCAAGCGGCTCGGCCATTATCTGCTGCCCGCTGGCGACACGATTTCCGAGCCGGTGTTTGTCGAACGCGGCGCTGACGCCGCCGAGGGCGATGGCTGGCTGCTATCGGCCGTCTGGCGCGCGCAGGAAAACCGCAGCGATCTTGCGGTATTCAACGCGCAGGATGTCGAAGCCGGTCCCGTGGCGCTGGTGCATCTCGGCCATCGCGTGCCGGACGGCTTTCACGGCAATTGGGTCGGCGCGGCGTAGGCGCAATCTCTTGCAGCAGTCATTCCGGGATGGTCCGAAGGACCAGACCCGGAATCTCGAGATTCCGGGTTCGATGCTGCGCATCGCCCCGGAACGACGTCGTTGAACGCACAGCCTCGGGGAGACACACATGCATCAGCCCTCGATCACGTCAGCCTATCTCGCCATACTCGCCCTGCTCTATACCGTCCTCGCCGTTCAGGTCGGGCGGCTGCGCATGAGAGACCGCGCCGCGTTCGGCGACAACGGAAGCCTCGCGCTGCGCAGCGCGATCCGCGCGCATGCCAACTTCATCGAATACGTCCCCATCATCACGCTGATGGTCGCGATGCTGGAAATGTCCGGCCTCGCGGCCATGTGGGTCCATCTGTTGATGGGCGCGCTGCTGTTGTCGCGGCTGCTGCATCCGCTCGGCATGTACGCCGCGCCCAATACGCTGCAATTCCGCATCGGCCGGATGGGCGGCATCACGATCACGCTCGTTTTGCTGCTGGCCTGCGCCCTGACGATCCTGGCGCGCGTCATATAGGGCCGCCCAACTTACCCGCAAGCCATTGCAAATACGTCCGTTCTTTTGCCTACGAATCCTAATTTTGACACTGTAAAGATTTTTCTTGACGACGCCCGCGGCACCACCTAGTTTATCTTTACGATGTAAAGATTAGCCCCGAGAAGCCGCCATGACCATCTTCCTGATCCTTGCCCCGTTCGGTTCGTTCGCCCTGCTGATGCTGGTGACCTCCGCCCAGGTCTCATTGTTCGCATCGGCTGCTATCTGTCTCGCCGTCATCGGCATAGACGTCTATCGCGGCCGTTCGATCAAGATGCTCGGCGCGGGCACCGTCGTCGTGTTCACCGTACTCGGCGCATACATCGCGCTGATCGATTCGAACATGAGCCATTCGGCCGTCAAGCTGACGGTTGATATCGGCGTGCTCGCGATTTCGCTGGCGTCGCTGATCATCCGCAAGCCGTTCGTCCTGCAATATGCGCTTGAGGAGGTCGATGCCGAGACGGCGAAGCTGCCCGGCTTCAGGAAAGCGATCTATCTCATCACCTGGGCGTGGACCGGCGCCTTCGTCCTGATGATCATCGGCAACGTACTGACGATCTATGTGCCCGGCTTGCCGCTCTGGTCCAGCCTTGTGATCGCCTTCGCCGCCCGCAACAGCGCTGCCTTCTTCACGGCATGGTATCCACAATATCGCAAGGCGAAGTATGGTGCGCCGCCCGCGAACGCCCTGCCCGGCACCCACTAAGTTACCCTTTCGACCCGCAACAACCCTCCAGCAGAAAGCAAGCCGATGAAGGACGTATTCGCCAGACTGGGCGCCGATTTTTTCTCCACCATCTTGTTCATTGCGATCTATCTCGCCACCGACAACGTGCTGCTCGCGACCGGTGTCGCCATCGCCGGCGCCGTCGCCCAGGTGATCTACTCGCGCGTCAAGGGCAAGGAACTCGGCTACATGACGTGGGCTAGCCTCGCGCTCGTCATCGTGCTCGGCAGCGCCACGCTCCTCACGCATGATCCGCGCTTCGTGCTGGCGAAGCCCGCGATCGGGCATTTTGCGATCGGCGTCATCATGCTCAAGCGCGGCTGGATGCTGCGCTATATGCCGCCGATCGTGACACAGACCATTCCCGAATACGTCACCTTCGCGGGCTATGCTTGGGCCGCATTGTGCTTCGTGCTCGCAGCCGGCACGATCGGCGTCGCGATGACCGGCGACATGAAGCTGTGGACGTTCTACGTGACCATCGTATTGGTCGGCGCCAAGATTGCGGCCTTCGCAATTCAATACATCGCGTTTCGTGTTTTGGTCGGCAGCCGGCTTCGCGCTGCCGCCCAGCGCGCCTGAGAAATACGCGTAAAAGGACGCTTGAGACGGTTGGGCTTGTATGGCGAGATAGGCTATACCGCCGATCGAGTTTAGCGGATCTCGCAAGCCATTCCGGTTTGCCGGAGAAATGTCGGGGAGACAAAGATGGCCGTGGACGGAAACTGGAACATCACCATGAGCACGCCGATGGGCGAACGCAAGGCTACGCTTACCCTGTTGAGCTCTGGCGGTACGCTGACGGGCACGCAGGGCGCCGATGGCAATTCCACCGAAATCTTCGACGGCGCCATCAGCGGCGACGCCGTCAACTGGAAGGTCTCGATCACCAACCCGATGCCGTTGACCCTTGAGTTCATCGGAAAGGTCTCCGGCGACAGCATGAGCGGCGAGATGGGCATCGGCCCGATGGGCAGCTTCCCCTTCACCGGGACGCGGGCCTGATTGCTGGGGAGGCCGCAGCGCCTCCTCGTTCTCTCATCCATGCACAAGATGGTTCTGTTTTCGATCGCCGCCCTCGCCTCGCTGGCGGGTGCGGCGATCGCGTAAACGTCGGTAGTTGAGCAGTCGTCGGCGCGCGGCCAAATGAAACGCCGCTAGAACCAAATCTGCATCGGCAAGCCGTGCATGTCCGGCGGCGGCGATCCCACACTGCCTGCAGGTTCGCGTGCGGCAATCGCCACAGCGCAGGCGTCCAGGATGTCATCACGCTTCGCAGCAGTGCCTATCCGCGTTGTCGTGAGCCATCGGTCGATGTCCCGAAACCCGCTTCGCTCGAGTAATGCCCGACGAAGTGAATCTCCTTCCTCGGACTTCTTCGACGGCAAGGGCTTGTTTGCGTTCAACCGAAGAAATACCAGTTCGGGATGGACCTCGCGGACGTCCAGCAAGCGATGCGCACGCAGGAAAGTGTCAACCTGCATGATCTTGGGACCGAGATGCCAAAGCTGGCGGGAGACCCGCTTTTGGCTGCGGCGCACGCATTCCTTGTTCACTTCGCCGGGGTCGTTGAAGTCTTGCCAAATCCAGCGCCGCGCGCCCGTGAAAACGCGCGAAGCGTGCGGTCTTAACTTGTCGCGGGCGAGCAAGTCGCACGAACGCTCGCCGTCATCGGTCATGCCGATAGGGATATCTATCCCTGCCCGATCGAATGGCACCGACAGCGCGTCGCCGATGTCAGCATGGAATGCGATCGTCTGCTGGTCGCCATCCAGGCATACGGCGACCCAGCCCTTGCTGAATCCGTCGAGGCCGAGCGCCCTCACCCCAGATTCAATTCCTTGAAGAAGTCGTTGCCCTTGTCGTCGATGATGATGAAGGCCGGGAAATCCTCGACCTCGATGCGCCAGATCGCTTCCATGCCGAGTTCGGGATATTCGACGACCTCGACCTTCTTGATGCAGTGCTCGGCGAGGTTTGCCGCCGCACCGCCGATCGAGCCGAGATAGAAGCCGCCGTGCTTCTTGCAGGCTTCGCGCACCGCGACCGCGCGGTTGCCCTTGGCGACCATCACCATCGATCCGCCCGCCGCCTGGAACTGGTCGACGAAGGAATCCATTCGCCCTGCCGTGGTCGGGCCGAACGCGCCGGAGGCGTAGCCGTCGGGGGTCTTGGCGGGGCCGGCGTAATACACCGGATGGTTCTTGAAGTAATCCGGCAGCGGCTCGCCCTTCTCCAGCCGCTCGCGTAATTTCGCGTGGGCGGAGTCGCGCGCCACGATCATGGTGCCGGTCATCGAGACGCGCGTCTTGATCGGATACTGCGACAGCGTTGCGAGAATTTCCTTCATCGGCTTGTTGAGATCGACTTTGACGACCTCGCCGCCGAGCGACTGTTCCACGGCCGGCAGATACTGCGCCGGATTGTGCTCGAGCTCCTCGAGATAGACGCCGTCCTTGGTGATCTTGCCGAGCACCTGACGGTCCGCCGAACAGGAGACGCCGAGCCCGATCGGCAGCGACGCGCCGTGGCGCGGCATCCGGATCACGCGCACGTCGTGGCAGAAATACTTGCCGCCGAACTGCGCGCCGACGCCGAGCGACTGCGTCATGGCAAGGATTTCCTGCTCCATCTCCAGATCGCGGAACGCATTGCCGTCTGCCGAGCCATGGGTCGGCAGCGCATCGAGATAACGTGCCGAAGCAAGTTTGACAGTCTTCATGCAGAGCTCGGCGGAAGTGCCGCCGATCACGATCGCAAGGTGATAAGGCGGACACGCCGCGGTGCCGAGCGTCAGCACCTTCTCCTTCAGGAACGCCAGCAGGCGGTCCTTGGTCAGAACCGACGGCGTCGCCTGGAACAGAAAGCTCTTGTTGGCCGAACCGCCGCCCTTGGCCATGAACATGAACTTGTAGGCGTCATCGCCCTCGGCGTAGATCTCGCACTGCGCCGGCATGTTGTTGGCGGTGTTCTTCTCCTCATACATCGACAACGGCGCCACCTGCGAATAGCGCAGGTTACGGCGCAGATAGGCGTCGCGTGCACCTTCCGAGAGCGCGGCCTCGTCGTCGCCGTCGGTGATGACGTTGCAGCCCTTCTTGCCCATGATGATCGCGGTGCCGGTATCCTGGCACATCGGCAGCACGCCGCCGGCGGCGATGTTGGCGTTCTTCAGGAAATCGAACGCGACGAACTTGTCGTTGTCGCTGGCTTCCTTGTCTTCCAGGATCGAGCGCAACTGCTTCAGGTGCCCGGGCCGCAGGTAATGATTGATGTCGCCGAAGGCAGCCTCCGACAACGCCCGCAGCGCCTCGCGCGACACGACCAGCATGTCCTTGCCCAAGACCTTCTCGACCCGCACGCCCTCGGCTGTAATCTTCTTGTAGGGCGTGGTATCCGCACCCAGCGGAAACAGCGGCGTATGCTTGTAGGGCGGAACGGGCTTCTGGTCGGGAAAAGCGGTCGGGGCGTTCATGTCGATATCTCGGGTTGGAGCCGGCGGTAGCCAGAACGGCGCCGCGGCGATAGACCCGTTCTAAGCATTTTTGGGCTAAATGGAAGGTTCCGAAGACGTAGGCAGGGCTTGTCGGGCGACGTCACGAAATGCTCGGCACCCCTGCCCTCTCCGATCTTGCCACTGTAGGATCGCATCCTGCACATCCTATCCTACCGTTCTCCATCCTCGCGATTCTGCGCCCCGTGAAATACACCCGTTACGACGATTCGCTCTTGCACCCGATCAACTTCGTACACCACAACATAAGGCAGCCGCGGAACCACCCATTCGAACGTATCGGGGTCGCGACCGACATGACCGATAAAGGGAAATGAAATTAGCAACTCTATGCTGCTGAACAGCCGGTCTGTTACAATCCTCGCTGTCGCGGGACTATCCCGGGCAATCCAGCCAAAGATGTTCTCGAGATCGGCAATCGCCTGATCATCGAATACGAGTTTCATACGCGGCTACGAGCCCAGCCGTCCAATGCGCTCCCGCGCTTCGGCGTGGGACAGCAGTTTGCGGTTCGGATCGGCGCGACGGCGGCGAACCTCGGCTACCTGTGCGTCGGTCAAGCGCATGTCTTGCATATGTTTGACATAGTCGAGCAGCGCGCCCGCCGCAGCGTCCTGCTCGCGTTCCGGCAATTGCTCAACCTGTCGCAAGGCTTGTTCGAGTAGTTTTGTCATGGGGGTAACCTAGCACGCCTGACGCAATAAATCACTGTGCCGAATGTACAACGATAGGCCTTGGTATTGGCCAGCCGCCTGCAGCAATTATTGCGAATACTTCCTGCAGACGCAATCTTTGATTGCTGTCCAACGGCCCTCGAAACGATCGCAAAGCAGGGCTGTTTTCCGAGCAAGGGTGCCAGTCCACAATTGAACCCTATCGGGCCCTCTCCAGACAAACCGGAGATGCCGATATTCACCGATTGCGATTGTAATGAACTCCGCCACCACATTGCCTGACGGAGCCTCTGTCGCGGTCCACGCCCCGCGCCTGCTAGGGCTTTATCTCCTGCTCATCCTGGTTGCCGCCATCGAAGCCTTCGACGGGCTGTCGCATGCGCCGATCCTGTTCGACGACATGTCGAAAATTCCCGGCCCCGGCCTCGGCGGCTCGATCATCAAGACGTATATCGCAAGCCACCCGTTGCTGGCGCTGGCAGCGCTGGCGTTGGCCACCGTCGGCCGGCTGCGTTACGCGATCATCGTGCTTGGCGCGCTCGTGCTCGTGACGTGGCTGAACTTCATGCCCTCGGTGGTGCGGCACGAGTTCGATTTTCGTGGTGTCTCCGCCTTCGAGACGCCTGTCCGGATCATCGCGTTCCCGTTGATGGCCGCCTGCGCCATCGCGCTTGCCGCACGCGGCCAGCGGCTCGGGCTCGCCACCGTGCTGGTCAGCATTCCCACACTGTACGGCGTGTTCGCCGTGATCGCCTTCGGGATCGGCGTCATTCTCTACGGTTTCTGACAAGCAAGTTGACTTCCGCGCGCGGCCCTTGCAGGAAATCCGCGCGCGGGGTTCAATGGCGCAAAGGGGCATTCACCATGGCTTTGGGATCACAATTTCGCCGACCAACCTTGCTTGCCGCCACGCTGGCGCTGGTTGCTGTGGTCGGTGCATCGCCGGCGCAGGCCGACCGCTGCGACGATATCGCCAAGGAATTGAAGAACCAGATCGACGGCCTCAAGATCAGCGTCAATACCGGCAACGTGATCTATCTGACGCATCCGGCGGCGAAAGAGCTGTCGCTCGGCTGCCGCGGCCGCAATTATTCCAACGAGCTCTACGCCAAGACCGACCGCAAGCCCAAGCCGCAATTCTTCGAACTGATCGCCTCGGCAGGCGCCATCATTTTCACGATTCCGAAGCCCGACGTTGCGACCGGCTCCTCGCGCTGCATCAAGCGGATGGGCATCCTGCGCGGCGACAAGGTCTCCATGCGCTTCCGCCGCCTCAACATGGAATGCACGCGCACCAGGACCGAGGCTTCGATCGTGGTGACCCGCGGCAAGGACGAGTAAGCCCCCGCTCCGTCGCATTCTAACGATTTCGCGAGCCGTCCGTTCACCATTGGACGGGATTGACAGCGCAGGCGCGGGAATGCCGCGCGGGATTCACCAATCGTTCGTTTCAAACCGGCCAGTGTCGGAGGCAACCAAAAGGACGCTTCCGATGAATGTCTCTGCTGTGCCCGCCACGGTGGTGGTCAAACCGCCTGAAGTCCCGGTGTTCAAGGCTCCCGACAAGACCCCCGACGTACAGAACGGCGCTGCCGCCGACGGCACCCGCACGCCGAAGCCGACGCAGGTCGCTCCCCTGCCGCCGGGTCAGGGAACGCGGATCGACCAACTGGCGTAACGGCTGGCGTCCCCGACGGGGCGAAACCAACGCCTCAAGTTTGCCGAAGAATCACACGATCATGCTGTCACGGGGAATGGAACCCGCGCATGATCGCAAAACTTCTGCTGCAAAATACCATCTTCGTCATCGCGCTCGGCGCCTTGTTGTTCGCATCAGCCGGTTCGCTGGACTGGCCGGCGACGTGGGTGTTCCTGGCTGTCAGCGCGACCCTCGGCCCTGCCTGCGGATTGTGGCTCGCGAAGACCGACCCCGCCCTGCTCGCCGAGCGCATGCGGCCGACGTTCCAGGCCGACCAGCCCGCCGCTGACAAGAAGTTCATGCTGACCTTCGTCCTGGTGATGCTGATCTGGCTGGTCGCGATCGGGTTGGACCGGCGCGCGCAGGCATCCAACGTTCCGCTCGCGCTACAGGCGCTCGGGCTTGCGATGTATCTGCTCTCGACCGCCTTCATCATGTGGGTGTTCCGCGAGAATTCCTTTGCCGCGCCAGTCGTGAAGGTACAGGCCGAACGCCACCATCGCGTCATCTCAAGCGGCCCATACGCCTTTGTCCGTCATCCCATGTACAGCGGCATCATGCTGTTCTTCGTAGGCGTCCCGCTGCTGCTGGGATCGTGGTGGGGCGTGGCGATCGCGCCGGTGTTCGCCGTCCTGTTCGCCATTCGCGCCCGCATCGAGGAGCGCGCCTTGGTCGAAGGGCTGCCCGATTATGCTGACTATGCCGCGCGCGTGCGCTATCGTCTGGTGCCCGGACTTTGGTGAAACATGGCGATGGCGGACAAGAATGCCCGATAGCAAGACCTATACCGGCGGCTGCCATTGCGGCCAGGTACGTTTCGAATGCACCAGCGATCTTTCGATGGTGACCGCCTGCAACTGCTCGATCTGCACCAAGAAGGGGCTGCATTTCACCTTCCTCGACCCGAAGAGCTTTCATCTCCGCGCCGGCGAGGAAAATCTGAAGGAATATCTCTTCAACAAGCACGCGATCCACCACCAGCTCTGCGTCGATTGCGGCGTCGATGTCTTCGCGCGCGGCAAGAAGCCTGACGGCAGCGACGTCGTGGCGGTGAATGTAAGCTGCATCGACGGCATCGAACTGTCGAAGCTGAAGATGACGCCGGTGGATGGCAGGAGCATGTGACACTACATCAGTCGTCATGGCCGGGCTTGTCCCGGCCATCCACGTCTTTGGCCTACGCGAAAAAACGAAGTCGTGGATGCCCGGGTCATCTAGCGCGAAGACGCGCTTCGCGCTTTTGTCCGGGCATGACGGTGGAAAGAGCGCGGCTCGCGCTTCACCCATCCAGCGCCTTGTACCTCCGAAAAATCCCGTCCTCATTGAACGCGATTCTTCGATCGCTCGCGAGATACGCCTTGATGTTCGGGCGCGCCGCCACGCGCTCGCGCAGACCGATCAGCCCCGGAATCTTCCGCTCGAAGGCCTTCATGCGTTTCGGAAATGCGTAGCGAAGTCCCTCCACGATCTGGAACAGCGATAGATCGACGTAAGTCAGGCGGCGGCCGGTGATGTAGGTGCCGCCATTGGCCGCCAGCAGGTCCTCGAAGTAACCAAGATACTTCGGGACGCGCGCCTTCCAGAACTCGTCGGTGCGTTTTTTCGCCGGCGCTTTCTGCTCCTCGTAGTACAGCGAGGGCCCCAGCGGGTGATGGGTGTCGTGAACTTCCAGCACCAGATCGGCGATCGTAAGCTGCAGCTGATGTACCCAGAGTTTGCCGGCCTCCGACTTCGGCGCCAACCCGTGACGCGATCCCAGATAGAGCAGGATGTTGGCGGTCTGTCCGATCACGAGTTTTCCGTCCTTGAGGAACGGCGGCGCAAAGGGCGGCGCACCCTTCTGTGTTTCCATCATTCGCATCATCGCGGCCATGCCGTTGCCACGTCGCGCGACGTCGGCGTAGCGGGCGCCTGCCTCCTCCAGCGCGAGGCGGACGTATTCGCCGCGGCCCTGAATGCTCGGCCAGTAATAGAGCTCGTAACGCATCGATGACACCTCCGCTGCCGGTTTGACCGACATAACAAATCACCTTGCGGTTCGTTCGTCACGCCAAACGCAGCATCCGCGCGACCGTCGCGGCATAGACTGTCTCGCGCGGATCTCCACAGGTCCGAATCTGTGCGAATGCAAGCGGTCGTGTTAGGCTGTTCCCGTTTGCAACGTCGATTTTCTCAACACGACAGGAGAATGGGATGGCGGACAACAAGAAGAAGCGCGGCGGGGCGGATCGTGGGCTGATCGCATTGAGCGAGCCTTACGAGGTCGCTTATTGGTCCAAGAAGTTCAAGATCACGCCGGCCAAACTGAAGTCCGCCGTCAAGAAAGCGGGCCGCTCCGCGAAGAACGTCGAAGTCTACATCAAGCTGCAGAAGCACAAGGCCTCCGACCGGGCACGGATCGCGGTGAGCCAGCCCTACGAAGTCAGCTACTGGTCGAAGAAGTTCAAGGTCACGCCCGCCAGATTGAAGGCCGCCGTCGCCGCCGTCGGGCATTCTTCGAAAGCGGTCGGCGCCCATCTCGCCAAGGGCAAGGCTGCGAAGAAGGCGAAGAAGAGCGCCAGCAAGACTCCCCGGACAGCCACAAAGAAGCGCGCAAAGAAAAAGGCCGCCTAGCGGCGGCCTTTGGCGCAAGACTTTTCGTCGGCATCAGCGCAGATCCCCGGGCGCGTCGTCGATCAGGACGGTGCGCCCGAGCAATGGCGGCTGAACGGCGCCTTAGTAGCCGCAGGTGCTGCAGCGCGGGGCGACGGGAGCGTAATAGGTGCGGGCCGGAGCGACCATTTCAACGCGCGCCTGGGTCGCGTATTGCGGGGCAAGGCGCTCATACGCCACACCTTCGGGCGCAACCATCACCGTCTTCGGCACCATGATGGTGCGGTACTGCGCGGGCGTGCGATGGGCGACGACGCGGCCGGGAGAAACCATCACGGTTTCCTGCACCGTACGGTACTGCGGCGGCGCGACATATTGCTGATACTGCGGCTGATGGCAGCAGGGCTGCGGCGTGTAGCAGCCATAGCAGCCGGCGGAAGCGGCGGTTGGAACGGCTGCGGCGACGAGAGCGGTGGCAAAAGCTGCGGCAATAACGCGGGACATGAAATACCTGCTGGCTTGGGAAAATCATGCGGGGCTGCACGCAGCCCCGCCTCGCCAGATGGTCTAGCCCGATCGGCCGCGCGTCAATCCGAGATGGAAATTTACCTTGATGAAGATGACTAACGTGGGGTGAAGGGCACGTCTAACGTCTTCCGTCGGGCTCAATAAGTCTTTATGCAAGCGACAATGCGTCTTGGAATGGTCAGCGTCGGTACAGCTGGGAATAGATGATGGATTGGAAGCAATTTTTCGCTAGCGTTATTAGTTCATTAGCCTGGCCGTCTGTTGTTGGTGTTCTGCTTTGGTTGCTCAAAGACCAACTGATCAGTCTGGCTAGCCGAATAGAAGAGCTTACATTGCCAGGCGGCACCAAAGCAAAGTTCGAACGCAAGTTGGACGAAGGCCGTGACATCGTTGAGCAGAAAGCTTCGGCCGAGGAAGAGCCGTTGCCCATTCCCGACGCCCGTACACTGACACTTGCTGAGGTCGCGCCAGACGCAGCCATCACCGTTGCTTATCGCGCGCTAGAGAAACAGCTTCTTGAGCTTAGAACGATTATCGGCATGTCAG includes these proteins:
- a CDS encoding TetR/AcrR family transcriptional regulator; the encoded protein is MTRISREARTSRPAARRKPAKPVAERPVSRRRRPAGETPYHHGDLHDALLAAAERVLERDGLAGLTLRAVAREAGVSHAAPTHHFGDLTGLLSELAAIGFRRFNEAMTAAGETETHPLMKAMARAKAYVAYAQARPGMYGLMFRTERLDMTRPSLHEAATASFEGLATAVGLGRNEKLTGAALEALSLDQAAAIARAWSLVHGFTTLLLDGRLKDILHRLPEGTGVDQLLHAMLLSTVARPPAL
- a CDS encoding carotenoid oxygenase family protein gives rise to the protein MLDQVATTNAARDNLAPIPMECDAPHLKVTGELPRELNGTLYRNGPNPQFEAPGAHWFFGDGMLHAFQLENGRASYRNRWVRTPKWLAEHDAGRALFGGFGRKLPGTPAGITDDGGVANTNIIFHGGKLLALEEGHLPTEIEPGTLERLGYCDYKGAIKGPFTAHPKIDPVTGEMVFFGYNAAGLLTPALSFGSVNAAGVVTRFDRFDAPYASMVHDFIVTENHLLFPILPITGSMERAMRGKAPYAWEPEKGGYVGVMKRNGSPKHIVWFRAESCYVFHVMNAWEEGNRIIADVMQFEEAPLFTHPDGSKTDPQKSRARYCRWTFDLAGNTDRFTQTYLDDLTGEFPRIDDRRAGRANSHGWYACANPDLPMFGALSGIVHVDGKGKRLGHYLLPAGDTISEPVFVERGADAAEGDGWLLSAVWRAQENRSDLAVFNAQDVEAGPVALVHLGHRVPDGFHGNWVGAA
- a CDS encoding MAPEG family protein, whose protein sequence is MHQPSITSAYLAILALLYTVLAVQVGRLRMRDRAAFGDNGSLALRSAIRAHANFIEYVPIITLMVAMLEMSGLAAMWVHLLMGALLLSRLLHPLGMYAAPNTLQFRIGRMGGITITLVLLLACALTILARVI
- a CDS encoding septation protein IspZ, with the protein product MKDVFARLGADFFSTILFIAIYLATDNVLLATGVAIAGAVAQVIYSRVKGKELGYMTWASLALVIVLGSATLLTHDPRFVLAKPAIGHFAIGVIMLKRGWMLRYMPPIVTQTIPEYVTFAGYAWAALCFVLAAGTIGVAMTGDMKLWTFYVTIVLVGAKIAAFAIQYIAFRVLVGSRLRAAAQRA
- a CDS encoding DUF429 domain-containing protein; this translates as MRALGLDGFSKGWVAVCLDGDQQTIAFHADIGDALSVPFDRAGIDIPIGMTDDGERSCDLLARDKLRPHASRVFTGARRWIWQDFNDPGEVNKECVRRSQKRVSRQLWHLGPKIMQVDTFLRAHRLLDVREVHPELVFLRLNANKPLPSKKSEEGDSLRRALLERSGFRDIDRWLTTTRIGTAAKRDDILDACAVAIAAREPAGSVGSPPPDMHGLPMQIWF
- a CDS encoding fumarate hydratase; amino-acid sequence: MNAPTAFPDQKPVPPYKHTPLFPLGADTTPYKKITAEGVRVEKVLGKDMLVVSREALRALSEAAFGDINHYLRPGHLKQLRSILEDKEASDNDKFVAFDFLKNANIAAGGVLPMCQDTGTAIIMGKKGCNVITDGDDEAALSEGARDAYLRRNLRYSQVAPLSMYEEKNTANNMPAQCEIYAEGDDAYKFMFMAKGGGSANKSFLFQATPSVLTKDRLLAFLKEKVLTLGTAACPPYHLAIVIGGTSAELCMKTVKLASARYLDALPTHGSADGNAFRDLEMEQEILAMTQSLGVGAQFGGKYFCHDVRVIRMPRHGASLPIGLGVSCSADRQVLGKITKDGVYLEELEHNPAQYLPAVEQSLGGEVVKVDLNKPMKEILATLSQYPIKTRVSMTGTMIVARDSAHAKLRERLEKGEPLPDYFKNHPVYYAGPAKTPDGYASGAFGPTTAGRMDSFVDQFQAAGGSMVMVAKGNRAVAVREACKKHGGFYLGSIGGAAANLAEHCIKKVEVVEYPELGMEAIWRIEVEDFPAFIIIDDKGNDFFKELNLG
- a CDS encoding type II toxin-antitoxin system RelE/ParE family toxin; this encodes MKLVFDDQAIADLENIFGWIARDSPATARIVTDRLFSSIELLISFPFIGHVGRDPDTFEWVVPRLPYVVVYEVDRVQERIVVTGVFHGAQNREDGER